A window from Shewanella livingstonensis encodes these proteins:
- a CDS encoding nitroreductase family protein produces MSHQIIQDLNNRYTAKKYDPSKRISVENMDVLKEAMRLSASSINAQPWKFIILESDNAKQRFHDTFANMYQFNQHHAKEASHIILFAFNPNFTKEQYKKVVDVEVSSGHLPAEMFDNMLNGGFTFAEVNTDENGFNGYWTKAQTYLALGNTLHVLARLGIDSTPMEGVDSSLIGEEFKQELGGFVCETALVMGYHMDGEDYNHGLPKARLALEDIFTVL; encoded by the coding sequence ATGTCTCATCAAATCATTCAAGATCTTAACAACCGCTATACTGCAAAAAAATATGACCCAAGCAAACGTATATCTGTTGAAAATATGGACGTGCTAAAAGAAGCAATGCGTTTATCCGCGTCTTCAATTAATGCACAACCTTGGAAGTTCATTATTCTTGAAAGTGATAATGCCAAACAACGTTTCCACGATACTTTTGCAAATATGTATCAGTTTAACCAACATCATGCTAAAGAAGCTTCACACATCATTTTGTTTGCTTTTAACCCTAACTTTACGAAAGAGCAGTATAAAAAAGTGGTTGATGTGGAAGTCAGTTCAGGCCATTTACCTGCAGAGATGTTTGATAACATGCTCAATGGTGGCTTTACTTTTGCTGAAGTAAACACGGATGAAAATGGTTTTAACGGTTATTGGACTAAGGCACAAACTTACCTTGCATTAGGAAATACCTTACACGTACTGGCTCGCTTAGGGATTGACTCTACACCTATGGAAGGTGTTGATTCATCATTGATTGGAGAAGAGTTTAAGCAAGAGTTAGGTGGTTTTGTATGTGAAACAGCTCTCGTAATGGGTTATCACATGGATGGAGAAGACTATAATCACGGGCTACCTAAGGCTCGTCTAGCACTTGAAGATATCTTCACTGTGTTATAA
- a CDS encoding M24 family metallopeptidase — translation MRLFNWVFLTILVTFSVGSSATIADDILPMRDRAEFIDNILAKRVELLLPKLMNDHKLDMWIIISREYNEDPVIKTLLPATWISARRTTILVFARKGDGSVGAYAIAPYNVGNVFEKAWDKSKQSNQWLALNELIERYQPNTIGINQSDNWAHADGLVATDKENLLVYLPEKYKTKIVSAEPVAVGWLEQRIPEEIAVYKDIVKLAHAIIAEAFSNKVITPGKTTTDDVVWWLRERIVELRLQTWFHPSVSIQRSDDVVLEHESSATHDNGKQIILPGDLLHVDFGITYLRLNTDTQQHAYVLKPGESEAPQYLQKALLSGNKLQDIFTGQFSAGLTGNQVLKRSRELAISQGLKPTIYTHPLGYHGHAAGTTLGMWDSQDGVSGDGDYPLHLNTAYSIELNNAIFIEQWKKEIRIMLEEDAIFDQSGVWYLNGRQTAFLLIKPNQ, via the coding sequence TTGCGCTTGTTTAATTGGGTTTTTTTAACAATTCTAGTGACTTTTTCTGTAGGTTCATCGGCAACAATTGCAGATGATATATTGCCTATGCGCGACAGAGCTGAGTTTATTGACAACATACTGGCTAAGCGGGTCGAGCTATTGTTACCCAAATTGATGAATGACCATAAGCTGGATATGTGGATAATCATTAGTCGTGAATACAATGAAGACCCTGTAATTAAAACGCTATTACCGGCTACATGGATATCTGCTCGCCGCACAACAATACTGGTATTTGCTCGTAAAGGTGATGGCAGTGTGGGTGCTTATGCAATAGCACCTTATAACGTTGGTAATGTTTTTGAAAAAGCTTGGGATAAATCAAAACAATCTAATCAATGGTTGGCTCTTAATGAGTTAATTGAACGCTATCAACCCAATACCATTGGCATTAACCAATCAGACAATTGGGCTCACGCCGATGGCCTCGTCGCAACAGATAAAGAAAACTTGTTAGTTTATTTACCCGAAAAATATAAAACAAAAATTGTTTCAGCGGAGCCTGTCGCCGTAGGATGGCTGGAACAAAGAATACCTGAAGAAATTGCCGTTTATAAAGACATCGTAAAATTGGCGCATGCAATAATCGCTGAAGCGTTTTCAAATAAAGTCATCACGCCTGGAAAAACAACAACTGACGATGTAGTTTGGTGGCTTAGAGAGCGTATTGTTGAACTAAGACTGCAAACCTGGTTTCATCCAAGTGTATCAATTCAGCGTAGTGATGATGTTGTCTTGGAGCACGAGTCGAGTGCTACCCATGACAATGGTAAGCAAATTATTTTACCGGGCGATCTACTGCATGTTGATTTTGGTATAACCTATTTACGTTTAAATACCGATACGCAACAGCATGCTTATGTACTCAAACCTGGCGAAAGCGAAGCACCACAATATTTACAAAAGGCGCTGTTATCAGGCAACAAACTACAAGATATATTTACCGGACAGTTTTCAGCAGGCCTTACTGGTAACCAAGTGTTAAAACGTTCTCGTGAACTTGCTATTTCACAAGGATTAAAACCAACAATATATACGCATCCGCTGGGTTATCATGGTCATGCGGCTGGTACAACACTTGGCATGTGGGATTCGCAAGACGGTGTTTCTGGCGATGGTGATTACCCATTACATCTAAACACGGCCTATTCTATTGAGTTGAACAACGCCATTTTTATTGAACAATGGAAAAAAGAAATCAGAATCATGCTAGAAGAAGATGCTATTTTTGACCAATCGGGTGTTTGGTATTTAAATGGTAGGCAAACCGCGTTTTTACTGATTAAACCTAATCAGTAA